The proteins below come from a single Drosophila kikkawai strain 14028-0561.14 chromosome 3R, DkikHiC1v2, whole genome shotgun sequence genomic window:
- the LOC138928811 gene encoding serine protease 7 isoform X2, protein MGADKQPFVCCTQDTGYTRRTQRLTPSFPDYDGFGGDWEEERSTRFTFPNQQVSRPWSFGQQQASDRSSVQTSTFNGADGSRLLPQPPNCGGVAIKNRIYDGEDADLNEFPWMVLLEYRRRTGNGLATSCSGSLINQRYVLTAAHCLTGRIEREIGALASVRLGEHDTRTAVDCPPGGGGCSPEAQRLGFEEIRVHERYTEKSKNQIHDIGLIRLERNVRYTDSIRPICLPSSVGPEMRQSGQSFTVAGWGRTLKMARSPIKQKVEVNYVEPAKCRQRFSQIKIAVESTQLCAGGQFGQDSCDGDSGGPLMRFRGDSWVLEGIVSFGYKCGLKDWPGVYTNVAAYDIWIKQNVRA, encoded by the exons ATGGGAGCGGATAAGCAACCTTTTGTCTGCTGCACTCAGGATACTGGATATACCAGAAGGACACAGAGATTGACACCTTCCTTCCCTGACTACGATGGTTTTGGTGGAGACTGGGAGGAGGAGCGTTCCACTAGGTTTACCTTTCCCAATCAACAAGTCAGTCGACCCTGGAGctttggccagcagcaggccaGCGATAGGAGCTCCGTTCAGACTTCCACTTTCAATGGAGCCGATGGCTCTAGATTGCTGCCCCAGCCCCCCAATTGTGGGGGTGTGGCCATTAAGAACCGGATCTATGATGGCGAAGATGCTGACCTCAATGAGTTTCCTTGGATGGTTCTGCTGGAGTATCGTCGACGCACTGGAAATGGTTTGGCCACCAGTTGTTCAGGATCGCTGATCAATCAGCGTTATGTTCTCACGGCTGCCCATTGTCTGACGGGAAGGATCGAAAGGGAAATTGGAGCGCT TGCCTCTGTGAGACTGGGTGAGCATGACACACGTACCGCCGTGGACTGTCCCCCTGGCGGTGGCGGTTGCTCCCCGGAGGCCCAGCGTCTGGGCTTCGAGGAGATCCGGGTTCACGAGAGATACACGGAGAAGTCGAAGAACCAAATCCATGACATTGGTCTAATTCGCTTGGAGCGTAATGTGCGATACACGGACAGCATTCGACCCATTTGCCTGCCCTCGTCTGTGGGTCCGGAAATGCGCCAGTCTGGTCAGTCTTTTACGGTGGCCGGCTGGGGTCGCACCCTGAAGATGGCCCGGAGTCCCATCAAGCAGAAAGTGGAGGTCAACTATGTGGAGCCGGCAAAGTGTCGTCAGCGATTCTCACAGATCAAAATTGCTGTTGAGTCCACACAACTCTGTGCCGGCGGACAGTTTGGACAGGATAGCTGTGATGGAGACTCCGGTGGACCATTGATGCGATTCCGAGGGGATTCTTGGGTCCTGGAGGGCATCGTGTCCTTTGGCTACAAGTGTGGTCTGAAGGACTGGCCCGGAGTTTATACAAACGTTGCTGCCTACGATATCTGGATCAAGCAGAATGTGAGGGCTTAG
- the LOC108073684 gene encoding uncharacterized protein isoform X2, producing MKLIVVSLLLAIALLGQTSAKSVLNSLANEIGQDASEFGHELGDEGTLFGHEASNSAINLGHELSQEAEEAASKEVSSELTKFGQEASNSAINFGHELSQEAESALSQEISSTKKQNSKSTTDKTVTKATTGTEATCACVCSDGSASQVSGNVVKAADKIASSAANAASSVAGSAASAAHDVASAAGNVASSAANAASSVAGSAASAAHDVASAAGNVASSAANAAGNVASSAANAASNVAGSAANAAHNVASAAGNVASSVAGSAANAAHDVASAAGNVASSAANAAGNVASSAANAASNVAGSAANAAHNVASAAGNVASSVAGSAANAASSAANAAGNVASSAAYAASNVAGSAANAAHNVASAAGNVASSVAGSAANAAHDVASAAGNVASSAANAAGNVASSAANAASNVAGSAANAAHNVASAAGNVASSVAGSAANAAHDVASAAGNVASSAANAASNVASSAANVASNVAGSAANAAGNVANDAGHVAGDIGSALGNILGGVANAGGDIAGSAANAAGNIAGNAANAAGDVANAAGNIAGDAANAAQNVVHSITNLL from the exons ATGAAATTAATAGTAGTCAGTCTGTTGTTGGCGATTGCCTTGCTAGGACAAACCAGTGCCAAAAGCGTACTTAACAGCCTT GCCAACGAAATTGGTCAGGATGCCTCCGAGTTTGGGCATGAACTAGGGGATGAGGGCACTCTATTTGGACACGAGGCCTCCAACAGCGCCATCAATTTAGGTCATGAACTTTCCCAGGAAGCG gaAGAGGCAGCCAGCAAGGAAGTCAGTTCAGAGCTAACCAAATTTGGACAGGAAGCCTCCAATAGTGCCATCAACTTTGGACATGAACTCTCTCAGGAAGCG gaaAGCGCACTGAGTCAGGAAATTAGCTCtacgaaaaaacaaaactct AAATCCACGACTGACAAAACTGTTACCAAGGCCACAACAGGTACTGAGGCTACCTGTGCTTGTGTCTGCAGCGATGGCAGTGCATCTCAAGTTTCCGGAAATGTTGTCAAGGCAGCTGATAAGATTGCCAGTTCCGCAGCCAATGCTGCCAGTAGCGTCGCAGGATCAGCAGCCAGTGCAGCTCATGATGTGGCCAGTGCTGCTGGAAATGTTGCTAGTTCCGCGGCCAATGCTGCCAGTAGCGTCGCAGGATCAGCAGCCAGTGCAGCTCACGATGTAGCCAGTGCTGCTGGAAATGTTGCTAGTTCCGCTGCAAATGCTGCCGGAAATGTTGCTAGTTCAGCTGCCAATGCTGCCAGTAACGTAGCAGGATCTGCTGCCAACGCTGCTCACAATGTAGCCAGTGCTGCTGGAAATGTTGCTAGTTCCGTAGCAGGATCTGCTGCCAATGCCGCTCATGATGTGGCCAGTGCTGCCGGTAATGTTGCTAGTTCCGCTGCAAATGCTGCCGGAAATGTTGCTAGTTCAGCTGCCAATGCTGCCAGTAACGTAGCAGGATCTGCTGCCAACGCTGCTCACAATGTAGCCAGTGCTGCTGGAAATGTTGCCAGTTCCGTGGCAGGATCAGCTGCTAATGCTGCTAGTTCCGCTGCAAATGCTGCCGGAAATGTTGCTAGTTCAGCTGCCTATGCTGCCAGTAACGTAGCAGGATCTGCTGCCAACGCTGCTCACAATGTAGCCAGTGCTGCTGGAAATGTTGCTAGTTCCGTAGCAGGATCTGCTGCCAATGCCGCTCATGATGTGGCCAGTGCTGCTGGAAATGTTGCTAGTTCCGCTGCAAATGCTGCCGGAAATGTTGCTAGTTCAGCTGCCAATGCTGCCAGTAACGTAGCAGGATCTGCTGCCAACGCTGCTCACAATGTAGCCAGTGCTGCTGGAAATGTTGCTAGTTCCGTAGCAGGATCTGCTGCCAATGCCGCTCATGATGTGGCCAGTGCTGCCGGTAATGTTGCTAGTTCCGCTGCAAATGCTGCCAGTAATGTTGCTAGTTCCGCTGCCAATGTTGCTAGCAACGTAGCAGGATCTGCTGCCAACGCTGCCGGTAATGTTGCAAATGATGCGGGCCATGTTGCTGGAGATATAGGCAGTGCTCTCGGCAATATCCTTGGAGGCGTTGCCAATGCTGGTGGAGATATCGCCGGATCTGCTGCCAATGCTGCTGGTAATATTGCTGGAAATGCCGCAAATGCTGCTGGTGATGTCGCCAATGCCGCTGGCAATATTGCTGGCGATGCTGCTAATGCTGCCCAAAACGTGGTCCACTCAATTACCAACTTGCTTTAG
- the LOC108085838 gene encoding CLIP domain-containing serine protease B8 has product MQFSSVLQLWIFLGFCFLALAEMGHQQCDIPNESKRGICLEVSKCAAYLQVRNATNLPAEKVNFLKKVQCEMEQRVGDIESSYESLVCCPANGQDYLFPVLQFSKFEYRRFLDVTSRFKRKKLKRRIQTVEPSSGFNLLNECGKQVTNRIYGGEIAELDEYPWLALLVYNSNDYGCSGALIDDRHILTAAHCVQGEGVRERRGLKHVRLGEFNVKTEPDCIEEPNYLSCADAALDIGYETIHVHPEYKEFSNYKYNDIAIIRLKHPVSFTHFVMPICLPNKTEPLTLAEGQMFSVSGWGRTDLFNKYFINIHSPIKLKLRIPYVSNENCTKILEAFGVRLGPKQICAGGEFAKDTCAGDSGGPLMYFDRLHSRWVAHGVVSYGFTQCGMAGKPAVYTNVAEYTDWIEGVVQMDKSKNQQTQSLQQPQLS; this is encoded by the exons atGCAGTTTAGTTCGGTTCTTCAATTATGGATTTTCTTGGGCTTTTGTTTCTTGGCGCTGGCTGAGATGGGTCACCAACAGTGCGATATTCCCAATGAATCAAAGAGGGGCATCTGCCTGGAGGTCAGTAAGTGTGCGGCATATCTGCAGGTGAGAAATGCCACCAATTTGCCGGCGGAGAAGGTGAACTTCCTCAAGAAGGTTCAGTGTGAAATGGAGCAACGAGTGGGAGATATTGAAAGTTCGTACGAGTCACTGGTGTGCTGCCCAGCCAATGGCCAGGATTATCTATTTCCTGTGCTGCAATTCTCCAAGTTCGAGTACCGGCGATTTCTGGATGTCACTTCTCGTTTTAAGCGTAAAAAGCTAAAGCGTCGTATACAAACTGTAGAGCCCAGCTCTGGGTTTAATCTGCTCAACGAGTGCGGCAAGCAGGTGACAAATAGGATCTATGGCGGGGAGATAGCTGAACTTGATGAGTATCCCTGGCTGGCGTTACTAGTCTACAATTCAA ATGACTATGGCTGCAGTGGAGCCTTGATTGATGATCGTCATATCCTCACAGCCGCCCATTGTGTCCAAGGCGAAGGTGTGCGTGAGAGACGGGGACT AAAACATGTTCGTTTGGGTGAATTTAATGTTAAAACGGAGCCGGATTGCATTGAGGAACCAAATTATTTAAGCTGTGCCGATGCCGCCTTGGACATTGGCTATGAGACAATCCATGTTCATCCGGAGTACAAGGAATTCTCCAACTATAAATACAATGATATAGCCATTATTCGTTTGAAACATCCCGTATCCTTTACGCATTTTGTAATGCCCATATGTCTGCCCAATAAGACGGAGCCTTTGACCTTGGCCGAGGGTCAGATGTTCTCAGTTTCTGGTTGGGGAAGAACGGATCTGT TCAACAAATACTTCATCAACATCCATAGTCCCATCAAGCTGAAGCTGCGCATTCCTTATGTCTCCAATGAGAACTGCACCAAGATTCTGGAGGCCTTTGGTGTGCGTTTGGGGCCCAAGCAGATCTGTGCCGGCGGTGAGTTCGCCAAGGATACTTGTGCTGGGGACTCGGGAGGTCCTTTGATGTACTTTGATCGGCTGCACTCACGTTGGGTGGCCCATGGAGTGGTCAGCTATGGATTCACCCAGTGCGGAATGGCCGGAAAGCCGGCGGTGTACACGAATGTGGCCGAGTACACAGACTGGATTGAGGGCGTTGTCCAGATGGATAAGTCTAAAAACCAACAGACGCAATCCCTGCAACAGCCACAGCTGTCTTGA
- the LOC108073701 gene encoding uncharacterized protein produces MQSLKVLAIFVIVLVSQQARASPLIDQSENDYVQPEARNLLGDVLGGVGTGLGDLANAITSLSVQKKPVSESKTISISAASLGELMGNVTDVAVAGQKFLLQLEVAVGASKTESISTNTTADILSDLGNALVDLATSITTAESNVQFGSSNVLGDVLNGIGNGLQALGNSIANVGTQMKAVEQM; encoded by the exons ATGCAGTCCTTAAAAGTCTTAGCCATTTTCGTAATCGTCCTGGTGAGCCAACAGGCCAGAGCGAGTCCTCTCATTGATCAGTCGgag AATGACTATGTCCAACCTGAAGCCAGAAATCTGTTGGGCGATGTCCTGGGTGGAGTTGGCACTGGGCTGGGAGATTTAGCA AATGCTATTACCAGTCTGAGTGTTCAAAAGAAGCCCGTTTCGGAGTCTAAAACTATTTCT ATCTCAGCTGCTTCCCTGGGCGAGTTAATGGGCAATGTGACCGATGTTGCTGTGGCTGGACAAAAGTTCCTGCTTCAACTGGAGGTTGCTGTTGGTGCCTCAAAGACGGAATCTATTTCTACAAATACCACTGCGGATATACTCAGCGATTTGGGTAATGCCTTGGTGGACTTGGCT ACCTCTATTACCACTGCGGAAAGTAATGTACAGTTTGGTTCTTCTAATGTTCTTGGCGATGTCTTGAATGGCATCGGAAATGGACTTCAGGCGCTGGGT
- the LOC138928811 gene encoding serine protease 7 isoform X1 gives MKVFAAVFLGILCIAHEARAQYTRCLNPNQRSGFCVHIKQCQTLYSVLQQDRLTDSEKQFIKNSACGMGADKQPFVCCTQDTGYTRRTQRLTPSFPDYDGFGGDWEEERSTRFTFPNQQVSRPWSFGQQQASDRSSVQTSTFNGADGSRLLPQPPNCGGVAIKNRIYDGEDADLNEFPWMVLLEYRRRTGNGLATSCSGSLINQRYVLTAAHCLTGRIEREIGALASVRLGEHDTRTAVDCPPGGGGCSPEAQRLGFEEIRVHERYTEKSKNQIHDIGLIRLERNVRYTDSIRPICLPSSVGPEMRQSGQSFTVAGWGRTLKMARSPIKQKVEVNYVEPAKCRQRFSQIKIAVESTQLCAGGQFGQDSCDGDSGGPLMRFRGDSWVLEGIVSFGYKCGLKDWPGVYTNVAAYDIWIKQNVRA, from the exons ATGAAAGTGTTTGCGGCGGTTTTTCTTGGCATTCTCTGCATTGCCCACGAGGCCAGAGCCCAGT ATACACGTTGCTTGAATCCCAACCAGCGAAGTGGCTTCTGTGTGCACATCAAGCAGTGCCAGACGCTGTACTCCGTGCTCCAGCAGGACCGATTAACCGATTCGGAGAAGCAATTCATCAAGAACTCAGCCTGTGGCATGGGAGCGGATAAGCAACCTTTTGTCTGCTGCACTCAGGATACTGGATATACCAGAAGGACACAGAGATTGACACCTTCCTTCCCTGACTACGATGGTTTTGGTGGAGACTGGGAGGAGGAGCGTTCCACTAGGTTTACCTTTCCCAATCAACAAGTCAGTCGACCCTGGAGctttggccagcagcaggccaGCGATAGGAGCTCCGTTCAGACTTCCACTTTCAATGGAGCCGATGGCTCTAGATTGCTGCCCCAGCCCCCCAATTGTGGGGGTGTGGCCATTAAGAACCGGATCTATGATGGCGAAGATGCTGACCTCAATGAGTTTCCTTGGATGGTTCTGCTGGAGTATCGTCGACGCACTGGAAATGGTTTGGCCACCAGTTGTTCAGGATCGCTGATCAATCAGCGTTATGTTCTCACGGCTGCCCATTGTCTGACGGGAAGGATCGAAAGGGAAATTGGAGCGCT TGCCTCTGTGAGACTGGGTGAGCATGACACACGTACCGCCGTGGACTGTCCCCCTGGCGGTGGCGGTTGCTCCCCGGAGGCCCAGCGTCTGGGCTTCGAGGAGATCCGGGTTCACGAGAGATACACGGAGAAGTCGAAGAACCAAATCCATGACATTGGTCTAATTCGCTTGGAGCGTAATGTGCGATACACGGACAGCATTCGACCCATTTGCCTGCCCTCGTCTGTGGGTCCGGAAATGCGCCAGTCTGGTCAGTCTTTTACGGTGGCCGGCTGGGGTCGCACCCTGAAGATGGCCCGGAGTCCCATCAAGCAGAAAGTGGAGGTCAACTATGTGGAGCCGGCAAAGTGTCGTCAGCGATTCTCACAGATCAAAATTGCTGTTGAGTCCACACAACTCTGTGCCGGCGGACAGTTTGGACAGGATAGCTGTGATGGAGACTCCGGTGGACCATTGATGCGATTCCGAGGGGATTCTTGGGTCCTGGAGGGCATCGTGTCCTTTGGCTACAAGTGTGGTCTGAAGGACTGGCCCGGAGTTTATACAAACGTTGCTGCCTACGATATCTGGATCAAGCAGAATGTGAGGGCTTAG
- the LOC108073684 gene encoding uncharacterized protein isoform X1: MKLIVVSLLLAIALLGQTSAKSVLNSLANEIGQDASEFGHELGDEGTLFGHEASNSAINLGHELSQEAEEAASKEVSSELTKFGQEASNSAINFGHELSQEAESALSQEISSTKKQNSSSFALLTKSTTDKTVTKATTGTEATCACVCSDGSASQVSGNVVKAADKIASSAANAASSVAGSAASAAHDVASAAGNVASSAANAASSVAGSAASAAHDVASAAGNVASSAANAAGNVASSAANAASNVAGSAANAAHNVASAAGNVASSVAGSAANAAHDVASAAGNVASSAANAAGNVASSAANAASNVAGSAANAAHNVASAAGNVASSVAGSAANAASSAANAAGNVASSAAYAASNVAGSAANAAHNVASAAGNVASSVAGSAANAAHDVASAAGNVASSAANAAGNVASSAANAASNVAGSAANAAHNVASAAGNVASSVAGSAANAAHDVASAAGNVASSAANAASNVASSAANVASNVAGSAANAAGNVANDAGHVAGDIGSALGNILGGVANAGGDIAGSAANAAGNIAGNAANAAGDVANAAGNIAGDAANAAQNVVHSITNLL; encoded by the exons ATGAAATTAATAGTAGTCAGTCTGTTGTTGGCGATTGCCTTGCTAGGACAAACCAGTGCCAAAAGCGTACTTAACAGCCTT GCCAACGAAATTGGTCAGGATGCCTCCGAGTTTGGGCATGAACTAGGGGATGAGGGCACTCTATTTGGACACGAGGCCTCCAACAGCGCCATCAATTTAGGTCATGAACTTTCCCAGGAAGCG gaAGAGGCAGCCAGCAAGGAAGTCAGTTCAGAGCTAACCAAATTTGGACAGGAAGCCTCCAATAGTGCCATCAACTTTGGACATGAACTCTCTCAGGAAGCG gaaAGCGCACTGAGTCAGGAAATTAGCTCtacgaaaaaacaaaactct TCTTCCTTTGCTCTGCTTACG AAATCCACGACTGACAAAACTGTTACCAAGGCCACAACAGGTACTGAGGCTACCTGTGCTTGTGTCTGCAGCGATGGCAGTGCATCTCAAGTTTCCGGAAATGTTGTCAAGGCAGCTGATAAGATTGCCAGTTCCGCAGCCAATGCTGCCAGTAGCGTCGCAGGATCAGCAGCCAGTGCAGCTCATGATGTGGCCAGTGCTGCTGGAAATGTTGCTAGTTCCGCGGCCAATGCTGCCAGTAGCGTCGCAGGATCAGCAGCCAGTGCAGCTCACGATGTAGCCAGTGCTGCTGGAAATGTTGCTAGTTCCGCTGCAAATGCTGCCGGAAATGTTGCTAGTTCAGCTGCCAATGCTGCCAGTAACGTAGCAGGATCTGCTGCCAACGCTGCTCACAATGTAGCCAGTGCTGCTGGAAATGTTGCTAGTTCCGTAGCAGGATCTGCTGCCAATGCCGCTCATGATGTGGCCAGTGCTGCCGGTAATGTTGCTAGTTCCGCTGCAAATGCTGCCGGAAATGTTGCTAGTTCAGCTGCCAATGCTGCCAGTAACGTAGCAGGATCTGCTGCCAACGCTGCTCACAATGTAGCCAGTGCTGCTGGAAATGTTGCCAGTTCCGTGGCAGGATCAGCTGCTAATGCTGCTAGTTCCGCTGCAAATGCTGCCGGAAATGTTGCTAGTTCAGCTGCCTATGCTGCCAGTAACGTAGCAGGATCTGCTGCCAACGCTGCTCACAATGTAGCCAGTGCTGCTGGAAATGTTGCTAGTTCCGTAGCAGGATCTGCTGCCAATGCCGCTCATGATGTGGCCAGTGCTGCTGGAAATGTTGCTAGTTCCGCTGCAAATGCTGCCGGAAATGTTGCTAGTTCAGCTGCCAATGCTGCCAGTAACGTAGCAGGATCTGCTGCCAACGCTGCTCACAATGTAGCCAGTGCTGCTGGAAATGTTGCTAGTTCCGTAGCAGGATCTGCTGCCAATGCCGCTCATGATGTGGCCAGTGCTGCCGGTAATGTTGCTAGTTCCGCTGCAAATGCTGCCAGTAATGTTGCTAGTTCCGCTGCCAATGTTGCTAGCAACGTAGCAGGATCTGCTGCCAACGCTGCCGGTAATGTTGCAAATGATGCGGGCCATGTTGCTGGAGATATAGGCAGTGCTCTCGGCAATATCCTTGGAGGCGTTGCCAATGCTGGTGGAGATATCGCCGGATCTGCTGCCAATGCTGCTGGTAATATTGCTGGAAATGCCGCAAATGCTGCTGGTGATGTCGCCAATGCCGCTGGCAATATTGCTGGCGATGCTGCTAATGCTGCCCAAAACGTGGTCCACTCAATTACCAACTTGCTTTAG